From Glycine soja cultivar W05 chromosome 4, ASM419377v2, whole genome shotgun sequence, the proteins below share one genomic window:
- the LOC114409743 gene encoding ABC transporter A family member 2-like — MATTISGIPLVALQVKALLKKNLLLSWRNKRASLLQLLSPFMFIFLIFAIDKAMKAKTSTSSSYKSVTEPPMEPSLPITPCEDKLFINLPCYDFVWSGHQSPKFRIIVARIMNNNPGRPIPPSKVKSFKDKSEVDAWLFSNPMRCPAALHFIERNDTVIGYGLQTNSTSLQRRGKFENPTASFQLAAEREIARYLIGDAEFSWNVFLREFAHPSTTPFSVVASIGPAFFLVIAIFNFVLQIRSLVTEKELKLRQAMTMMGLYDFAYWFSWLIWEAVVAILSSLLIVLFGMMFQFRFFLDNSFVVLFFFFFLFELSMTGLAFMISAFIRKSSSATTVGFYIFIVGFVTQLVALVGFPYKDSFSKTTRNLWSLFPPNLFSQGINVLSDAVATSEDKGVSWSKRGECALNKTDCVITIDDIYKWLAATFFLWFVLAIYFDNIIPNASGVRKSIWYFLNPNYWMGKGGQKVKEGGVCSCIGSALCQEQSTPDDDVLEEENKVKQQLTEGLVDANIAVQIRGLAKTYPGTRSIGCCFKCKRTSPYNAVKGLWVNFAKDQLFCLLGPNGAGKTTAINCLAGITPVTDGDALIYGHSIRSSSGLSNIQKLIGVCPQFDILWDALSGQEHLQLFATIKGLSPSSIKSITQTSLAEVRLTDASKVRAGSYSGGMKRRLSFAIALIGDPKLVILDEPTTGMDPIIRRHVWDIIENAKRGRAIVLTTHSMEEADILSDRIGIMAKGSLRCIGTSIRLKSRFGAGFIANISFNGNNIECSPASGDAISTEHHEAVKKLFKNHLDVVPKEENNNFLTFVIPHDREALLKNFFSELQDREKEFGISDIQLGLTTLEEVFLNIARQAELESAAAEGRLVTLTLTSGESVQIPIGARFVGIPGTESAENPTWFMVEVYWEQDDTGALCIASHSQKVPIPHGVQLSSSPSRRHRRYLGQSGTVHGVVIDPSQVSSVDFQ; from the exons ATGGCGACCACTATCAGCGGCATCCCGCTGGTGGCGCTGCAAGTCAAGGCGCTCTTGAAGAAGAACCTCTTGCTGTCATGGCGGAACAAGAGGGCGAGTCTGCTACAGTTACTCTCCCCTTTCATGTTCATTTTCCTCATCTTCGCAATCGACAAAGCCATGAAGGCAAAGACCTCGACCTCTTCCTCCTACAAGAGCGTCACAGAACCTCCCATGGAGCCTTCTCTCCCCATCACCCCCTGCGAGGACAAGCTCTTCATCAATCTCCCCTGCTACGACTTCGTCTGGAGCGGCCACCAGAGCCCCAAGTTTCGGATCATCGTTGCCCGCATCATGAACAACAACCCTGGCCGACCCATCCCTCCCTCCAAG GTGAAATCGTTTAAGGACAAGAGTGAAGTGGATGCATGGCTTTTCAGTAACCCTATGCGGTGTCCAGCGGCGCTTCATTTTATAGAGCGAAACGATACCGTTATAGGCTACGGTCTTCAGACGAATTCCACCAGTCTTCAGCGGCGAGGGAAGTTCGAGAACCCCACGGCGTCGTTTCAGCTTGCCGCAGAACGTGAAATTGCCAGATACCTTATTGGAG ACGCGGAATTCAGTTGGAATGTTTTTCTGAGGGAATTCGCGCACCCTTCCACGACTCCTTTCTCTGTTGTGGCTTCAATTGGTCCAGCGTTTTTCCTCGTGATCgccatatttaattttgttcttcaGATTAGGTCTTTGGTCACGGAGAAAGAGCTTAAACTTCGCCAG GCAATGACTATGATGGGGCTTTACGACTTTGCTTACTGGTTTTCCTGGCTCATCTGGGAGGCAGTTGTCGCAATCCTATCGTCCCTCCTCATAGTTCTCTTTGGAATGATGTTCCAGTTTCGCTTTTTCTTGGATAACAGTTTTGTGGTcctgttcttttttttcttcctatttgAACTTAGTATG ACTGGCTTGGCCTTCATGATATCTGCTTTCATTCGGAAATCATCTTCGGCAACAACAGTGGGGttctatatatttattgtgGGCTTTGTGACTCAG CTTGTGGCACTAGTAGGATTTCCTTACAAAGATAGCTTCTCCAAAACCACACGAAATTTGTGGTCATTATTCCCCCCCAATCTTTTTTCTCAAGGTATAAATGTGCTTTCAGATGCAGTTGCAACTTCTGAAGACAAAGGTGTTAGCTGGAGTAAACGGGGAGAATGTGCTCTTAACAAAACAGACTGTGTTATAACTATT GATGACATTTATAAATGGCTTGCAGCTACATTCTTTCTCTGGTTTGTTCTGGCCATTTACTTTGACAATATAATCCCAAATGCATCGGGTGTGAGGAAATCAATATGGTATTTTCTAAATCCCAATTATTGGATGGGCAAAGGAGGTCAAAAAGTGAAAG AGGGTGGGGTTTGTAGCTGTATAGGTTCAGCCCTATGTCAAGAACAAAGTACACCAGATGATGATGTccttgaagaagaaaacaaagtgaAACAGCAACTAACAGAAGGTCTTGTTGATGCAAATATTGCTGTTCAGATACGTGGCCTTGCAAAGACATACCCTGGCACACGTAGCATTGGTTGCTGCTTTAAATGTAAAAGAACTTCACCTTACAATGCTGTTAAG GGTTTGTGGGTGAACTTTGCAAAGGATCAGTTATTTTGTCTTCTAGGACCCAATGGAGCTGGAAAAACTACAGCTATTAATTGTTTGGCAGGGATAACTCCAGTAACTGATGGAGATG CATTGATTTATGGACATTCAATCAGAAGTTCTAGTGGCTTGTCAAACATTCAAAAGCTTATAGGAGTATGTCCACag TTTGATATCCTATGGGATGCACTGTCTGGTCAAGAACACCTCCAACTCTTCGCTACTATTAAAGGCCTGTCCCCATCTTCCATAAAATCA ATTACCCAGACTTCATTAGCAGAGGTGAGACTCACGGATGCATCCAAAGTGAGAGCTGGAAGTTACAGTGGAGGAATGAAACGCCGTCTCAGTTTTGCTATTGCCCTTATTGGTGACCCTAAGTTAGTCATTCTGGATGAGCCG ACTACTGGTATGGATCCAATAATAAGAAGGCATGTGTGGGACAtaattgaaaatgcaaagaGAGGGCGTGCCATTGTTCTTACAACACACTCTATGGAAGAAGCTGACATTCTAAGTGACCGCATAGGTATCATGGCAAAAGGAAGTCTTCGCTGCATTGGCACCTCAATCAGATTGAAGTCACGCTTTGGTGCTGGTTTTATTGCTAATATCAGCTTCAATGGAAACAATATTGAATGTAGTCCTGCCAGTGGAGATGCAATATCTACAGAACATCATGAGGCAGTGAAGAAATTGTTTAAGaat CATTTAGATGTAGTGCCAAAAGAGGAGAACAATAACTTCCTAACTTTTGTGATTCCTCATGACCGAGAGGCGCTCCTGAAA AATTTCTTTTCAGAGCTCCAAGATCGAGAaaaagaatttggcatatctgaCATCCAGCTTGGTCTAACAACTCTCGAAGAAGTTTTCTTGAATATTGCAAGACAAGCAGAGCTTGAAAGCGCTGCAGCTGAAGGGAGACTAGTGACACTGACCTTAACATCTGGGGAATCTGTGCAG ATTCCTATAGGAGCTAGGTTTGTGGGAATTCCAGGAACAGAGTCTGCTGAAAACCCTACTTGGTTCATGGTAGAAGTATACTGGGAACAAGATGATACTGGTGCCTTATGCATTGCCAGCCACTCACAGAAGGTTCCTATTCCTCATGGCGTTCAACTATCATCTTCTCCTTCTAGAAGACACCGTAGATATTTAGGCCAGTCAGGAACAGTTCATGGGGTTGTGATTGATCCAAGTCAAGTTAGTTCAGTGGATTTTCAATGA